One part of the Archangium lipolyticum genome encodes these proteins:
- a CDS encoding sigma 54-interacting transcriptional regulator: MATRMELDLRELLSFDPQGGLIHFAGQRVLLLDPVVLGLLRKELISTVGMTAARGMLTRLGFAHGWRTAETMKTAFPWEDESQWRRAGGRLHALQGQVVMERVERGAEDGPEPFAEALWHDSYEAQQHLLHLGKAEEPVCWALTGFASGYMSYCNGKPVYCLETRCVGKGDPVCQVIGKPEEEWSAECKEALRFYETQCMEGALAQVTEALKQAERKLRAKRQTLARVSGVPEDPAGMLARTEAMQQVLNLARRAAKVDSTVLITGESGVGKERIARLIHEESGRAHKAFVAVNCAAVTESLLESELFGHTKGAFTGATHDRPGLFEAAHGGTLFLDEVGEVPPAMQAKLLRALQEKEVRRVGENQSRKVDVRVVAATNRNLAAEVIAGRFRQDLYYRLRVIELRVPPLRERRDDILPLARMLLAEATERLGRRVTGLSPEAADQLLRYSWPGNVRELSNALERAVALCEGSRVEKDDLPEEVRAAPPSLLPGESPRTLEEMEREYILAVLARNGGNRARTAEQLAIGVATLYRKLKQYGELEHPN, from the coding sequence GTGGCGACGAGAATGGAGCTGGACCTGAGGGAGCTGCTGAGCTTCGACCCCCAGGGGGGACTCATCCACTTCGCGGGCCAGCGGGTGCTGCTGTTGGATCCAGTGGTGCTGGGGCTGCTGCGCAAGGAGCTCATCTCCACGGTGGGGATGACGGCGGCGCGGGGCATGCTCACGCGGCTGGGCTTCGCGCATGGCTGGCGGACGGCGGAGACGATGAAGACGGCCTTCCCCTGGGAGGACGAGTCGCAGTGGCGCCGTGCGGGAGGGCGGCTGCACGCGCTACAGGGGCAGGTGGTGATGGAGCGGGTGGAGCGCGGCGCGGAGGACGGCCCGGAGCCGTTCGCGGAGGCGCTGTGGCACGACTCGTACGAGGCGCAGCAGCACCTGCTGCACCTGGGCAAGGCGGAGGAGCCGGTGTGCTGGGCGCTGACGGGCTTCGCCAGCGGCTACATGAGCTACTGCAACGGCAAGCCGGTGTACTGCCTCGAGACGCGCTGCGTGGGCAAGGGAGACCCCGTCTGCCAGGTCATCGGCAAGCCGGAGGAGGAGTGGAGCGCCGAGTGCAAGGAGGCGCTGCGCTTCTACGAGACGCAGTGCATGGAGGGAGCGCTGGCGCAGGTGACGGAGGCGCTCAAGCAGGCCGAGCGCAAGCTGCGGGCGAAGCGCCAGACACTGGCGCGGGTGTCGGGCGTGCCGGAGGATCCGGCGGGAATGCTGGCGCGCACCGAGGCCATGCAGCAGGTGCTGAACCTGGCGCGCCGGGCGGCGAAGGTGGACTCCACGGTGCTCATCACCGGCGAGAGCGGCGTGGGCAAGGAACGCATCGCCCGGCTCATCCACGAGGAGTCGGGCCGGGCGCACAAGGCCTTCGTGGCGGTGAACTGCGCGGCGGTGACGGAGAGCCTCCTGGAGAGCGAGCTGTTCGGCCACACGAAGGGGGCCTTCACCGGGGCCACGCACGACCGGCCGGGCCTCTTCGAGGCGGCGCACGGGGGCACGCTCTTCCTGGACGAGGTGGGCGAGGTGCCGCCGGCGATGCAAGCCAAGCTGCTGCGCGCGCTGCAGGAGAAGGAGGTGCGGCGCGTGGGAGAGAACCAGAGCCGCAAGGTGGACGTGCGCGTGGTGGCGGCCACCAACCGCAACCTCGCGGCGGAGGTGATCGCGGGCCGCTTCCGGCAGGACCTCTACTACCGCCTGCGCGTCATCGAGCTGCGGGTGCCGCCCCTGCGCGAGCGGCGCGACGACATCCTCCCGCTGGCGAGGATGCTGCTGGCGGAGGCGACGGAGCGGCTGGGACGGAGGGTGACGGGGCTGTCGCCGGAAGCGGCGGACCAGCTCCTGCGCTACTCGTGGCCGGGCAACGTGCGCGAGCTGAGCAACGCGCTCGAGCGCGCGGTGGCGCTGTGCGAGGGCTCGCGGGTGGAGAAGGACGATCTCCCGGAGGAGGTGCGCGCGGCGCCGCCGAGCCTGCTGCCGGGAGAATCACCGCGGACGCTCGAGGAGATGGAGCGCGAGTACATCCTCGCGGTGCTGGCCCGGAACGGAGGGAACCGGGCGCGGACGGCGGAGCAGCTCGCCATCGGCGTCGCCACGCTCTACCGCAAGCTGAAGCAGTACGGAGAGCTCGAGCACCCCAACTGA
- a CDS encoding dioxygenase family protein produces the protein MSSDLNRREVLQGAAAAGVAGALGSTKGTAVAPALFVSHGSPMVALETDAFPQAMKAFGESVAPRALVVVSAHWETPGGVRVTASEAPPLIYDFGGFPEPLYQLKYPSPGAPELARDIVARLGAAGLPATADASRGLDHGTWIPLRLAFPAARTPVVQVSLPWGASAADVAKMGEALRPLRAEGVLLMGSGGITHNLRRLAWQDKSAPAASWAGEFDAWVGERLAARDFAGIQSWTSAPHARLAHPSAEHFLPIFFALGAALPEERVTPVFEGFHYSSLSMRSFVLRG, from the coding sequence ATGAGCTCGGACCTGAATCGACGCGAGGTGTTGCAGGGAGCGGCGGCCGCCGGCGTGGCGGGCGCGCTGGGGAGCACCAAGGGGACGGCGGTGGCTCCGGCGCTCTTCGTGTCCCACGGCTCGCCCATGGTGGCGCTGGAGACGGACGCGTTCCCCCAGGCGATGAAGGCCTTCGGCGAGAGCGTGGCACCGCGAGCGCTGGTGGTGGTGTCCGCGCACTGGGAGACGCCGGGCGGGGTGCGCGTCACCGCCTCCGAGGCCCCTCCGCTCATCTATGACTTCGGCGGCTTTCCGGAGCCGCTCTATCAATTGAAGTATCCGAGCCCCGGAGCGCCCGAGCTGGCGCGCGACATCGTGGCGCGGCTGGGCGCGGCGGGGCTTCCGGCCACGGCGGATGCCAGCCGCGGGCTGGACCATGGCACGTGGATACCGCTGCGGCTGGCCTTTCCGGCGGCGCGCACACCGGTGGTGCAGGTGTCTTTGCCCTGGGGTGCATCCGCGGCGGACGTGGCGAAGATGGGCGAGGCGCTGCGCCCGCTGCGCGCCGAGGGCGTGCTCCTCATGGGCAGCGGTGGCATCACCCACAATCTGCGCCGGTTGGCCTGGCAGGATAAATCCGCACCCGCTGCATCCTGGGCGGGCGAGTTCGATGCGTGGGTGGGCGAGCGTCTCGCGGCCCGCGACTTCGCTGGGATACAGTCGTGGACGAGCGCACCGCATGCGCGGCTCGCGCATCCCAGTGCCGAACATTTCCTACCGATCTTCTTCGCCCTCGGTGCGGCCCTCCCCGAGGAGCGCGTCACCCCCGTCTTCGAGGGCTTCCATTACTCGAGTCTGTCCATGCGCAGCTTCGTGCTGCGTGGATGA
- a CDS encoding YceI family protein: MKLSLKPAVAALVLAAPSLAFAAEYEIDPGHSSAQFSVKHMMVSNVRGSFAKVTGKANIDEKDITKSTVEATIDASTINTNEPKRDEHLRNADFFDTAKYPTITFKSTKVEKAGENLKVSGNLTMHGVTKPVVLDVEGFTTESKDPWGNIKRGGVATTKINRKDFGLTYNSVLETGGVAVGEEVAITIDVELNKKKDAAPAAAAPAKAAPAKSAKDSK; the protein is encoded by the coding sequence ATGAAGCTGTCCCTCAAGCCCGCCGTTGCCGCTCTCGTGCTCGCCGCCCCTTCCCTCGCGTTCGCCGCCGAGTATGAGATCGACCCGGGCCACTCGAGCGCCCAGTTCTCCGTGAAGCACATGATGGTGTCGAACGTGCGTGGCTCCTTCGCGAAGGTGACCGGCAAGGCCAACATCGACGAGAAGGACATCACCAAGTCGACCGTGGAGGCCACCATCGACGCCTCCACCATCAACACCAACGAGCCCAAGCGCGACGAGCACCTGCGCAACGCGGACTTCTTCGACACCGCGAAGTACCCCACCATCACCTTCAAGTCGACGAAGGTGGAGAAGGCCGGTGAGAACCTGAAGGTGTCCGGCAACCTCACCATGCACGGCGTGACCAAGCCGGTGGTGCTGGACGTGGAGGGCTTCACCACCGAGTCGAAGGATCCCTGGGGCAACATCAAGCGCGGCGGCGTGGCCACCACGAAGATCAACCGCAAGGACTTCGGCCTGACCTACAACAGCGTCCTCGAGACCGGCGGCGTGGCGGTGGGCGAGGAGGTCGCCATCACCATCGACGTGGAGCTGAACAAGAAGAAGGACGCGGCTCCGGCGGCGGCGGCTCCCGCCAAGGCGGCCCCGGCCAAGTCGGCCAAGGACTCCAAGTAG